In one window of Streptomyces sp. NBC_01224 DNA:
- a CDS encoding DegT/DnrJ/EryC1/StrS family aminotransferase has translation MGRSPQSFEFPAWPQYGDEERTALNRALDQGQWWRIGGSEVDTFEEEFAEYHGAPYALAVTNGTHALELALQVLGVGPGSEVIVPAFTFISSSQAAQRLGAVAVPVDVDPETYCIDPAAVAAAIGPRTKVVMPVHMAGQIADMDALEKLAADAGVAILQDAAHAHGAQWQGKKVGELGSVAAFSFQNGKLMTAGEGGAVTFPTRELYDSAFLRHSCGRPPTDRKYFHNTSGSNFRMNEFSASVLRAQLGRLAGQIDTREERWPLLASLLAEIPGVVPQGRDERNDRNPHYMAMFRVPGLGEERRNALVDALIERGLPAFVGFRAIYRSDGFWETSAPEESVEDIARRCPNSEALTRDSVWLHHRTLLGTEQQMHDIAAVIAETMAGA, from the coding sequence ATGGGCCGTTCGCCGCAGTCATTCGAATTTCCCGCCTGGCCGCAGTACGGGGACGAGGAGCGGACGGCTCTGAACCGTGCTCTCGACCAGGGGCAGTGGTGGCGTATCGGGGGTAGCGAGGTCGACACCTTCGAGGAGGAGTTCGCCGAGTACCACGGCGCCCCCTACGCGCTCGCGGTGACCAACGGGACGCATGCGCTGGAGCTTGCCCTTCAGGTGCTCGGGGTCGGTCCCGGCTCGGAAGTCATCGTTCCCGCATTTACCTTCATTTCCTCTTCGCAGGCAGCGCAGCGGCTGGGCGCGGTGGCCGTTCCGGTGGATGTCGACCCGGAGACGTACTGCATCGACCCTGCTGCCGTCGCCGCAGCGATAGGTCCCAGGACCAAGGTCGTCATGCCGGTCCACATGGCGGGCCAGATCGCCGACATGGACGCGCTGGAGAAGCTGGCCGCCGACGCGGGCGTGGCGATCCTGCAGGACGCGGCGCATGCCCACGGCGCTCAGTGGCAGGGGAAGAAGGTCGGCGAACTCGGGTCTGTGGCCGCCTTCAGCTTCCAGAACGGCAAGCTGATGACCGCGGGCGAGGGCGGCGCGGTGACCTTCCCGACGCGTGAGCTATACGACAGCGCGTTCCTGCGGCACAGTTGCGGGCGGCCCCCGACGGACCGCAAGTACTTCCACAACACTTCGGGCTCCAACTTCCGGATGAACGAGTTCAGCGCGTCGGTCCTTCGCGCCCAACTGGGCCGGCTGGCCGGGCAGATCGACACACGTGAGGAGCGTTGGCCGCTGCTGGCGAGCCTGCTCGCCGAGATCCCCGGCGTCGTACCGCAGGGCCGGGACGAGCGGAATGACCGTAATCCGCACTACATGGCCATGTTCCGGGTGCCTGGCCTCGGCGAGGAGCGGCGCAACGCCCTTGTGGACGCCCTGATCGAGCGTGGGCTTCCGGCCTTCGTCGGTTTCCGCGCCATCTACCGCAGCGACGGCTTCTGGGAGACCTCCGCTCCGGAGGAGTCCGTGGAGGACATCGCCCGCCGCTGCCCGAACTCCGAGGCACTCACCCGGGACTCGGTCTGGTTGCACCACCGGACCCTGCTGGGCACCGAGCAGCAGATGCACGACATCGCGGCCGTCATCGCCGAGACCATGGCCGGCGCGTGA
- the uriT gene encoding uridine transporter UriT, whose protein sequence is MNVFASTRAVPGGPPPVTDRRPVRVGVLVAALLVACFAFQLNASMLSPALKSIEDGLGATTAEIGLTQTAFFTSAALFSLFLPRLGDIVGRRRVLVAMMVLMAVGCVVAALAQNVPMLFVGRIIQGVSGPTVPLCLIMLRVEVTEPKKYGTLLGVITAVNGGIAGVDSLAGGFLADKHGFASVFWVMAVVAAIATVLVATMTPESKAAAASRMDWPGVTLLVVSVGALLIALNEAGKLGAANWLLFAVLVVVAAIAFALFWRTEGRSGHPLVATRHLRQRATWATLLTTVLTMTGVFAVMNGLIPAFAQDAHAGLGMSAEQSAWWTLTPYALAGLAMGPVAGRLAATFGYRRILRLGLIGAAASVVLMIFTLGDPSRALLLVASLLVGITYAGVGNIMLNGLGIVLSPRENPGFLPGLNAGAFNLGAGLSFAALYAVQTAVQPADPASPDGYVASMIAGVVMLGLATVASFLIPKPVAAEDGL, encoded by the coding sequence ATGAACGTCTTCGCCAGTACCAGAGCCGTCCCGGGCGGGCCGCCGCCGGTCACCGACCGGCGTCCGGTCCGGGTGGGCGTGCTGGTCGCCGCGCTCCTCGTGGCGTGCTTCGCCTTCCAGCTGAACGCCAGCATGCTCAGCCCGGCCCTGAAGAGCATCGAGGACGGTCTGGGCGCCACTACAGCCGAGATCGGGCTCACTCAGACCGCGTTCTTCACCTCGGCGGCCCTGTTCTCGCTGTTCCTGCCGAGGCTGGGCGATATCGTCGGCCGCCGCCGGGTGCTGGTCGCGATGATGGTGCTCATGGCGGTCGGCTGTGTGGTCGCCGCGCTGGCACAGAACGTGCCGATGCTGTTCGTCGGCCGCATCATCCAGGGCGTGTCCGGGCCTACGGTGCCGCTGTGCCTGATCATGCTGCGGGTCGAGGTCACCGAGCCGAAGAAGTACGGCACCCTGCTGGGCGTGATCACCGCCGTCAACGGTGGCATCGCCGGGGTCGACTCCCTCGCCGGCGGGTTCCTCGCCGACAAGCACGGCTTCGCCTCGGTGTTCTGGGTGATGGCCGTAGTGGCGGCGATCGCCACGGTTCTGGTCGCCACCATGACTCCGGAGTCCAAGGCGGCCGCCGCATCCCGGATGGACTGGCCCGGCGTCACACTCCTGGTCGTCTCGGTCGGAGCACTGCTGATCGCGCTGAACGAGGCCGGAAAGCTCGGCGCCGCGAACTGGCTGCTCTTCGCCGTCCTTGTCGTCGTTGCTGCGATCGCCTTCGCCCTGTTCTGGCGGACCGAGGGCAGGAGCGGGCATCCGTTGGTCGCAACCCGGCACCTGCGGCAGCGCGCGACCTGGGCGACGCTGCTGACCACCGTGCTCACCATGACCGGCGTGTTCGCCGTCATGAACGGGCTGATCCCGGCGTTCGCCCAGGACGCTCACGCCGGGCTCGGCATGTCCGCCGAACAGTCCGCGTGGTGGACGCTCACGCCGTACGCGCTGGCCGGGCTCGCCATGGGTCCCGTCGCCGGCCGGCTCGCCGCCACCTTCGGCTACCGCCGCATCCTGCGTCTGGGCCTGATCGGCGCGGCCGCCTCCGTCGTCCTGATGATTTTCACCCTGGGCGACCCGTCGCGTGCCCTGCTGCTCGTGGCCTCGCTACTGGTCGGCATCACCTACGCGGGCGTGGGCAACATCATGCTCAACGGCCTCGGTATCGTGCTGTCCCCGCGCGAGAACCCCGGATTCCTGCCCGGGTTGAACGCCGGTGCGTTCAACCTCGGTGCCGGGCTCAGTTTCGCGGCGCTCTACGCGGTCCAGACGGCGGTCCAGCCCGCCGACCCGGCATCACCCGACGGCTACGTCGCCAGCATGATCGCCGGCGTGGTCATGCTGGGCCTCGCCACCGTGGCGTCCTTCCTGATCCCCAAGCCGGTGGCGGCGGAAGACGGACTCTGA
- a CDS encoding MMPL family transporter, producing the protein MPGPHDWADRLLRLPSGRKGKWLTLVVWLIVVVAAVPLAGQLSELEKDGLTVELPRGAESTEVAGLADRFDEGRISLGIVVYVRDSGLTALDRAKVASDIEEFATLAAGAVEPARPSEDGKALTALVPLDKHDSTALADNAEKVRDRATSDRPDGLKAELTGPAGNSLDAADARESTGRALTLITVVVVAALLLITYRSAILWLLPLLVVGVSFLTTQAVSALLAKGFGLTVGGGNEIVVTALLFGVGTDYAMLLLARYREELRVHQDRHHAMRTALRRAVPAIAASAATVCIGLLCLTRADVGFNHTLGPGGAVAIVCGLAAMTTLFPAVLVLLGRWVFWPRVPRAGATAKNANRLLWDRIGGRIARRPRLVWMGSVLVLTVLALGSLGLRTGLDDEHLVIGRPGSIAGQELLAAHYPAGQSRPAEVISRAAAAPAVAEALKHIAGVFEVVPATISTDGELADTKVVLKADVDSSGAARTVDRIRTAVHDIPEADARVGGPTAMAQEKAEAQAHDRRVVIPLVLVVVFVILIALLRAVVAPVLLMATVVLSYFAALGISWQLFQHVLGFPAVDIQVMLIGFLFLVALGVDYNIFLIHRIREDVGHQGHRSGVLSGLTSTGGVITGAGAVLAATFAALTSAPQVAFIEIGIVVAIGVLIDTFLVRSVLVPALALDVGPAFWWPGRPVGRDTAAQSVDDAQGEAVAVAVGSGRRTR; encoded by the coding sequence ATGCCAGGACCGCACGACTGGGCCGACCGGCTCCTGAGACTGCCGAGCGGACGAAAGGGCAAGTGGCTGACGCTGGTTGTCTGGTTGATCGTCGTGGTGGCTGCGGTGCCGCTCGCCGGGCAGCTGTCGGAGCTCGAGAAGGACGGTCTCACCGTGGAGCTGCCCCGTGGGGCCGAGTCCACCGAGGTGGCCGGACTCGCCGACCGTTTCGACGAGGGCAGGATCTCGCTCGGCATCGTCGTCTACGTCCGTGACAGCGGACTCACCGCGCTGGACCGGGCCAAAGTCGCGTCCGACATCGAGGAGTTCGCCACCCTGGCGGCAGGAGCGGTCGAACCGGCCCGACCCTCCGAGGACGGCAAGGCCCTGACCGCGTTGGTCCCCCTCGACAAGCACGACAGCACCGCGCTGGCGGACAACGCCGAGAAGGTGCGCGACCGCGCCACCAGCGACCGGCCCGACGGTCTGAAGGCCGAGCTGACCGGGCCCGCGGGCAACTCCCTGGACGCCGCGGACGCCCGGGAGTCCACAGGTCGTGCGCTCACCCTGATCACTGTCGTGGTGGTCGCCGCGCTGCTGCTCATCACATACCGCAGTGCGATCCTGTGGCTACTGCCCCTGCTCGTCGTGGGTGTCTCCTTCCTCACCACCCAGGCGGTCTCCGCCCTGCTCGCCAAGGGGTTCGGTCTGACCGTCGGCGGCGGGAACGAGATCGTCGTCACCGCACTGCTCTTCGGCGTGGGCACCGACTACGCGATGCTGCTGCTCGCCCGCTACCGCGAGGAACTGCGCGTCCACCAGGATCGGCACCACGCCATGCGGACGGCCCTGCGCAGGGCCGTACCGGCCATCGCCGCCTCGGCCGCGACCGTATGCATCGGCCTGCTCTGCCTCACCCGGGCCGACGTCGGGTTCAACCACACGCTCGGCCCGGGCGGTGCCGTTGCGATCGTCTGCGGACTTGCCGCGATGACCACGCTGTTCCCGGCCGTGCTCGTCCTGCTGGGCCGATGGGTCTTCTGGCCCCGTGTGCCGCGCGCCGGGGCCACCGCGAAGAACGCCAACCGCCTGCTGTGGGACCGGATCGGCGGCCGGATAGCCCGGCGCCCGCGTCTGGTGTGGATGGGCTCCGTCCTCGTCCTCACCGTGCTGGCACTCGGCTCCCTGGGCCTGAGGACCGGGCTGGACGACGAGCACCTCGTCATCGGCAGGCCCGGCTCGATCGCCGGCCAGGAACTCCTCGCCGCCCACTACCCGGCCGGGCAGAGCCGGCCCGCCGAGGTGATCAGCAGGGCCGCGGCCGCACCAGCGGTCGCCGAGGCACTGAAGCACATCGCCGGGGTCTTCGAGGTAGTGCCCGCCACAATCTCCACCGACGGTGAACTCGCCGACACCAAGGTCGTGTTGAAGGCGGACGTGGACAGCTCGGGCGCCGCTCGCACCGTGGACCGGATCCGCACCGCCGTCCATGACATCCCCGAAGCCGACGCGCGGGTCGGCGGTCCCACCGCCATGGCTCAGGAGAAGGCCGAGGCGCAGGCACACGACCGCAGGGTGGTCATCCCGCTGGTGCTCGTCGTGGTCTTCGTCATTCTGATCGCACTGCTCAGGGCCGTGGTCGCGCCGGTACTGCTGATGGCGACCGTGGTGCTCTCCTACTTCGCCGCACTCGGCATCAGTTGGCAGCTGTTCCAGCACGTCCTGGGCTTCCCCGCCGTCGACATCCAGGTCATGCTGATCGGCTTCCTGTTCCTGGTCGCCCTCGGTGTCGACTACAACATCTTCCTCATCCACCGCATCCGTGAGGACGTCGGGCATCAGGGCCACCGGAGCGGGGTCCTGTCAGGCCTCACCTCCACCGGCGGGGTCATCACCGGCGCGGGCGCGGTCCTCGCGGCGACGTTCGCCGCCCTCACCAGCGCTCCACAGGTGGCGTTCATCGAGATCGGCATCGTGGTGGCGATCGGCGTACTGATCGACACCTTCCTGGTCCGCTCCGTCCTCGTTCCGGCGCTCGCCCTCGACGTCGGCCCCGCCTTCTGGTGGCCGGGCCGCCCGGTGGGCCGGGACACGGCAGCGCAGAGCGTCGACGACGCACAGGGGGAGGCGGTCGCGGTCGCCGTCGGCTCCGGGCGGCGTACACGATGA
- a CDS encoding ATP-grasp domain-containing protein, with amino-acid sequence MRVCLLTDKPAHPLLAAASSALIEAEHRVTFLNPDTTTGSPSELVIPDDLADVYLLKAHTPRALELARFLEAQGARVVNSAAATELCQDRSRIATVADGAGLPMPRTRTLDALSEALHGAERPESGYPLMVKSRQSRRADLVARVDGPAELRDLAAKWPNEPVVLQEFVANSGWDHKLWVIAGEVFAGVRPAPVGAPPDGAQSAPLVRDLPPAWTETALHTGEVFGLDVYGVDLLDREGAPVVVDINAFPGIRGPKGAPAALAALALRRPRPGPPAYEA; translated from the coding sequence ATGAGGGTGTGTCTGCTGACCGACAAGCCGGCTCATCCGTTGCTTGCCGCAGCCTCTTCCGCACTGATCGAGGCGGAGCACCGGGTGACGTTCCTGAACCCGGACACCACAACCGGATCCCCGTCGGAGCTGGTGATCCCGGATGATCTCGCCGACGTCTACCTCCTCAAGGCTCATACCCCCCGGGCACTGGAGCTTGCCCGATTCCTCGAAGCACAGGGTGCCCGGGTGGTGAACTCCGCCGCCGCGACGGAGCTGTGCCAGGACAGGAGCCGGATCGCCACCGTGGCCGATGGCGCGGGATTGCCGATGCCCCGGACCAGGACCCTGGACGCGCTGTCCGAAGCCCTCCACGGAGCGGAGCGGCCGGAGAGCGGCTATCCGCTCATGGTCAAGAGCCGCCAGAGCCGGCGCGCGGACCTTGTCGCCCGCGTGGACGGCCCGGCCGAGCTACGGGACCTTGCCGCCAAGTGGCCCAACGAGCCCGTCGTCCTGCAGGAGTTCGTCGCGAACAGCGGCTGGGACCACAAGCTGTGGGTGATCGCGGGGGAGGTGTTCGCGGGGGTGCGCCCCGCACCGGTGGGCGCCCCGCCGGACGGTGCGCAGTCTGCGCCACTGGTCCGTGACCTGCCGCCGGCCTGGACCGAAACAGCCCTCCACACAGGCGAGGTCTTCGGCCTGGACGTCTATGGTGTCGACCTGCTGGACCGCGAGGGGGCGCCCGTCGTCGTCGACATCAACGCTTTCCCGGGCATCCGCGGACCGAAGGGCGCCCCCGCGGCGCTGGCAGCCCTGGCACTGCGACGCCCCCGGCCCGGCCCTCCCGCCTACGAGGCCTGA
- a CDS encoding sensor histidine kinase, which yields MKRVASPALWQPPMRGLALVAQKVPQAALFALMVFSSASLGLGVGVLLLPVVVAAVRKLANRSRRLARDWSGVTIARPYRELPEPGPGLAGRWGHCLRLLQDPATLRDTLWTIVDPVIGTVLALLPAALLVYGLEGLLIPFLWDPLVSAGYHDHYAGLIDVSGERGVRTWLMPLFGLGFIWLGLWTGPLLLTAHARFTRKLLGPRIDDELTERVGHLTRTRGAVVDSQAAELRRIERDLHDGAQARLVAMGMNLDAVGQLLETNPEAARALLLETRESSSKALGELRDLVRGIHPPVLSDRGLGDAVRALALDSPLPVDVAVDLPGRLDAPVESAAYFAVSELLTNAAKHARADHVWIDVRHEREALRISVGDDGCGGATVSAGTGLGGIESRIAAFDGVLSVNSPQGGPTMTTMEIPCALFSPKTSSF from the coding sequence ATGAAGAGGGTCGCATCACCCGCACTTTGGCAGCCGCCGATGCGCGGGCTCGCGCTGGTCGCGCAGAAAGTGCCGCAGGCGGCCCTCTTCGCACTCATGGTGTTCTCATCGGCCTCGCTGGGCCTCGGCGTAGGTGTGCTGCTGCTCCCCGTCGTCGTGGCGGCCGTCCGCAAGCTGGCCAACCGTTCCCGCAGGCTGGCCCGCGACTGGTCCGGGGTGACGATCGCGCGGCCGTACCGTGAACTGCCCGAGCCGGGGCCCGGTCTCGCGGGACGCTGGGGGCACTGCCTGCGGCTGCTCCAGGACCCGGCCACCTTGCGGGACACGCTCTGGACGATCGTCGACCCCGTGATCGGCACCGTTCTTGCGCTGCTGCCCGCCGCTCTGCTGGTGTACGGACTTGAGGGGCTGCTTATCCCGTTCCTCTGGGACCCCCTCGTCTCCGCCGGCTATCACGACCACTACGCCGGACTGATCGATGTGAGCGGCGAACGAGGTGTACGCACCTGGCTGATGCCCCTGTTCGGTCTCGGATTCATCTGGCTCGGACTTTGGACGGGACCCCTGCTGCTCACCGCCCACGCCCGCTTCACCCGCAAGCTGCTCGGTCCGCGAATCGATGACGAACTCACGGAACGTGTAGGTCACTTGACCCGCACCCGAGGGGCAGTGGTGGACAGTCAGGCCGCCGAACTCCGTAGGATCGAACGCGATCTGCATGACGGCGCACAGGCCAGGCTGGTCGCGATGGGAATGAACCTGGACGCCGTCGGTCAACTGCTGGAAACCAACCCCGAAGCCGCCCGCGCACTGCTGCTGGAGACCAGGGAATCATCCTCCAAGGCGCTCGGTGAACTCCGTGACCTGGTGCGGGGAATTCACCCGCCGGTCCTCTCCGACCGGGGACTCGGCGACGCCGTACGCGCTTTGGCGCTGGACAGCCCGCTGCCGGTCGATGTCGCCGTCGATCTGCCGGGTCGGCTCGACGCCCCGGTGGAGTCGGCCGCCTACTTCGCCGTCAGTGAACTGCTCACCAACGCGGCGAAGCACGCCCGGGCCGATCACGTCTGGATCGATGTCCGCCACGAACGCGAGGCCCTGCGCATCAGTGTGGGCGATGACGGATGTGGTGGGGCGACGGTATCGGCGGGAACAGGGTTGGGCGGAATCGAGAGCCGAATTGCCGCATTCGACGGAGTGCTTTCCGTCAACAGCCCTCAGGGTGGACCGACCATGACCACGATGGAGATTCCGTGCGCATTGTTCTCGCCGAAGACCTCTTCCTTCTGA
- a CDS encoding HAD-IA family hydrolase → MNGPVRVVVVGMGWAGREIWLPRLIAHPAFEVTAVVDPAAGPGDTGVPLLRDIAEIASGTVDLAVVAVPNHLHVDIAEKLLARGIPVFLEKPVCLTSAEADRLAEAERAGGAVLLAGSAARYRADVRALYERTPAVGRIRHIDVSWVRARGVPDSGGWFTQARLAGGGALVDLGWHLLDSVAPILGPAAMTQVVGTVSDDFVNTAGARAGWRDDLPVGGSGAAGGDVEDTVRGFLVTEDGVSVALRASWASHGARDVTLITVEGSAGVASLRCTFGFSPNREGGSDLTFTSDGETTRVPFEEEQIGAEYDRQLDELPALLGDSAMAGRAVADARRNIGVIERLYACARQDVSNHDASREYQMDRRITGLTEATSGVGTLDHPRSVVVFDLDGVLVDSTEVMREAFSIAYAEVVGDGPAPFAEYNRHLGRYFPDIMRIMDLPLAMEEPFVRESYRMAHLVPLFDGVPEMLHTLRERGLRLAVATGKSGPRARSLLSQLGVLELFDHVIGSDEIARPKPAPDIVLHALELLGAEPDSAVMVGDAVTDIESAHGAGVAALAALWGETDEAALLAASPDAVLRKPEDLLALWPAGTVD, encoded by the coding sequence GTGAACGGGCCTGTCCGTGTCGTGGTGGTCGGGATGGGGTGGGCGGGCCGGGAGATCTGGCTCCCACGGCTGATCGCGCACCCGGCCTTCGAGGTCACGGCTGTGGTGGATCCGGCGGCCGGCCCCGGAGACACCGGCGTTCCGCTGCTGCGTGACATCGCGGAGATCGCATCCGGGACGGTCGACCTCGCAGTCGTCGCCGTGCCGAACCACCTGCACGTCGATATCGCGGAGAAGCTGCTGGCCAGGGGCATTCCCGTGTTCCTGGAGAAGCCGGTGTGCCTCACGTCCGCAGAGGCCGACCGGCTCGCGGAAGCGGAACGCGCCGGAGGCGCGGTACTGCTCGCCGGCAGTGCGGCCCGGTATCGGGCCGACGTCCGGGCGCTTTACGAGCGGACGCCGGCCGTGGGACGGATCCGGCACATCGACGTGTCCTGGGTGCGGGCGCGTGGCGTTCCGGACTCGGGCGGCTGGTTCACGCAGGCGCGGCTTGCGGGCGGCGGGGCGCTGGTGGACCTCGGATGGCACCTGCTGGACAGCGTCGCGCCGATTCTGGGGCCGGCCGCCATGACACAGGTGGTCGGTACGGTGTCTGACGACTTCGTCAACACGGCTGGTGCGCGGGCTGGTTGGCGCGACGATCTGCCTGTTGGCGGCAGCGGTGCGGCAGGCGGGGACGTCGAGGACACCGTCCGGGGGTTCCTGGTCACGGAGGACGGCGTCTCGGTCGCGCTTCGCGCGAGCTGGGCATCGCACGGAGCGCGCGACGTCACGCTGATCACGGTTGAGGGCAGTGCGGGTGTGGCCTCGCTGCGCTGCACGTTCGGGTTCAGCCCGAACCGCGAGGGCGGGTCCGACCTGACGTTCACCAGTGACGGTGAGACGACGCGGGTGCCGTTCGAGGAAGAGCAGATCGGCGCGGAGTACGACCGGCAGCTCGATGAACTGCCCGCGCTGCTGGGTGACTCGGCCATGGCGGGGCGGGCGGTGGCGGACGCCCGCCGGAACATCGGGGTCATCGAGCGCCTCTACGCCTGTGCCCGGCAGGACGTTTCGAATCACGACGCGAGCAGGGAGTACCAGATGGACAGGCGCATAACCGGGCTCACCGAGGCCACGTCCGGTGTCGGCACTTTGGACCACCCCAGGAGCGTGGTCGTGTTCGACCTCGACGGGGTGTTGGTGGACAGCACCGAGGTGATGCGCGAGGCGTTCTCGATCGCGTACGCGGAGGTCGTCGGCGACGGACCGGCGCCGTTCGCGGAGTACAACCGGCATCTGGGCCGGTACTTCCCCGACATCATGCGGATCATGGACCTGCCGCTCGCGATGGAGGAGCCCTTCGTCAGGGAGAGCTATCGGATGGCTCATCTGGTGCCCCTGTTCGACGGGGTACCGGAGATGCTCCACACGCTGCGCGAGCGGGGGTTGCGGCTCGCGGTGGCCACGGGGAAGAGCGGTCCGCGGGCGCGTTCGCTGCTGTCGCAGCTAGGGGTACTGGAGCTCTTCGACCACGTGATCGGGTCGGACGAGATCGCTCGCCCGAAGCCCGCTCCGGACATCGTGCTGCATGCGCTGGAGCTGCTCGGGGCCGAGCCCGACAGTGCGGTGATGGTCGGCGACGCGGTCACCGACATCGAGAGCGCGCACGGGGCGGGGGTGGCGGCGTTGGCGGCACTGTGGGGTGAGACGGACGAGGCGGCGTTGCTTGCCGCGTCGCCGGATGCGGTCCTGCGTAAGCCGGAGGACCTGCTGGCGCTGTGGCCTGCGGGAACTGTCGACTGA
- a CDS encoding ATP-grasp domain-containing protein, with the protein MKLCFLVEELYRHDGMPLDVARRLSSWGHQVDVVRPGGSLLRISEEVRAGTHDAWVLKTVSGGPGLTLLEAAAAVGLTTVNDARSIRAVRDKVLTSVIARQHALPVPVTYSAPRATLFADVPEELFPLVVKPADGSSGRGVRLVPDPGHLADAEQAGEGQLIAQPYVPNHGSDLKVYCLAGEFHATLRRSPLHPDGPVDEGAVPLPAEVAAAAAKVGAVFGLDLYGIDVVLGPDGPVIVDINDFPSFRQVPDAVSRLAGAVLDLARTGGTARTGVPAPAPRIPAQPQIPHGQPHPHPEADMLAAAPGAAQI; encoded by the coding sequence ATGAAGCTCTGCTTCCTCGTCGAAGAGCTGTACCGGCATGACGGCATGCCGCTTGACGTGGCCCGACGACTGTCGTCGTGGGGACACCAGGTGGACGTGGTGCGCCCCGGCGGCTCGCTGCTGCGGATTTCGGAAGAGGTGCGGGCGGGGACCCATGACGCCTGGGTGCTCAAGACCGTGTCCGGCGGCCCCGGGCTCACCCTTCTGGAGGCCGCGGCGGCCGTGGGCCTGACCACGGTGAACGATGCGCGGTCGATCCGCGCGGTGCGCGACAAGGTCCTCACATCGGTCATCGCGCGGCAGCACGCGCTACCGGTTCCGGTGACCTATTCGGCACCCAGGGCCACGCTGTTCGCGGATGTCCCCGAGGAGCTCTTCCCCCTGGTGGTCAAGCCCGCCGACGGCAGCTCGGGGCGCGGGGTGCGGCTCGTGCCGGATCCCGGGCATCTGGCCGATGCGGAGCAGGCGGGGGAGGGCCAACTGATCGCCCAGCCCTACGTGCCCAACCACGGTTCGGACCTGAAGGTCTACTGTCTCGCGGGTGAGTTCCACGCGACCTTGCGACGCTCCCCGCTCCACCCGGACGGGCCGGTCGACGAGGGAGCCGTCCCCCTGCCCGCCGAGGTGGCCGCAGCGGCGGCGAAGGTGGGAGCGGTCTTCGGCCTCGATCTGTACGGCATCGACGTGGTGCTCGGCCCCGACGGCCCCGTGATCGTCGACATCAACGACTTCCCGAGCTTCCGTCAGGTTCCCGACGCCGTATCCCGGTTGGCCGGAGCCGTCCTCGACCTGGCCAGGACGGGCGGCACTGCCAGGACGGGCGTGCCCGCCCCTGCTCCGCGCATTCCCGCGCAGCCGCAGATCCCCCACGGACAGCCCCACCCGCACCCCGAAGCGGACATGCTGGCGGCCGCACCGGGAGCCGCCCAGATATGA
- a CDS encoding response regulator transcription factor — translation MRIVLAEDLFLLREGLVRLLTAHGFEIAAAVDNGPELLDALVEHRPDVALVDVRLPPTFTDEGLRAAIEARRRNPGLPVLVLSQYVEQLYARELLADGTGGVGYLLKDRVFDSGRFVDAVRRVAAGGSAMDPEVVAKLLRGNARDEPLTRLTPREYEVLGLVAEGRSNAAIAGRLGVSEKVVTKHTSSVFTKLDLAPSDDDNRRVLAVLAYLNS, via the coding sequence GTGCGCATTGTTCTCGCCGAAGACCTCTTCCTTCTGAGAGAGGGGCTCGTCCGGCTTCTGACGGCCCATGGTTTCGAAATCGCCGCCGCAGTGGACAACGGCCCGGAACTCCTCGACGCACTGGTTGAGCACCGGCCGGATGTCGCACTGGTGGATGTGCGGCTCCCGCCCACCTTCACCGACGAGGGACTGCGCGCCGCCATCGAGGCACGGCGCAGGAACCCCGGACTCCCGGTGCTGGTTCTCTCGCAGTACGTCGAGCAGCTGTACGCCCGCGAGCTGCTGGCCGACGGCACGGGTGGGGTCGGCTATCTGCTCAAGGACCGGGTCTTCGACAGCGGCCGTTTCGTCGATGCCGTGCGCCGGGTCGCGGCAGGTGGCAGTGCGATGGACCCGGAAGTGGTGGCAAAACTGCTCAGGGGCAACGCCCGGGACGAACCGCTCACCCGGCTCACCCCACGGGAGTACGAGGTGCTGGGCCTCGTGGCGGAAGGACGTTCCAACGCCGCCATCGCCGGCCGGCTCGGCGTGAGCGAGAAAGTCGTCACCAAGCACACATCGAGCGTCTTCACCAAACTCGATCTGGCGCCGTCGGACGACGACAACCGCCGGGTCCTTGCCGTACTCGCCTATCTGAACTCCTGA
- a CDS encoding RICIN domain-containing protein: MASLLSPRCLGSLTGAALMLTLGAGVPSSAAAPASHAAKEMCLDAGNTRNNGDHARIWQCVNHANQRFVITNGQIKVEDTIGRGKEMCLDAGSTRNNGDRTKIWGCGGTNTNQKWIVRNAQIVLADTVGKSQEMCLDAGNTRNNGDHVRIWQCLNHTNQKWVIQRGYIKVADTI; this comes from the coding sequence ATGGCTTCGCTCCTTTCTCCTCGCTGCCTTGGCTCCCTCACTGGCGCGGCGCTCATGCTCACCCTCGGCGCGGGGGTGCCGTCCTCTGCGGCGGCTCCTGCGTCCCACGCTGCCAAGGAGATGTGCCTGGACGCCGGCAACACCCGCAACAACGGTGATCACGCACGCATCTGGCAGTGCGTCAACCACGCAAACCAGCGGTTCGTGATCACCAATGGACAGATCAAGGTTGAAGACACGATCGGCAGGGGCAAGGAGATGTGCCTGGACGCCGGCAGCACCCGCAACAACGGTGACAGGACCAAGATCTGGGGGTGTGGCGGCACCAACACGAACCAGAAGTGGATCGTCCGCAACGCGCAGATTGTGCTCGCCGACACGGTGGGGAAGAGCCAGGAGATGTGCCTGGACGCCGGCAACACCCGCAACAACGGTGATCATGTGCGCATCTGGCAGTGCCTCAACCACACAAACCAGAAGTGGGTCATCCAGCGGGGTTACATCAAGGTCGCGGACACGATTTGA